GCGGCCTCATCTCGTGTCTCACAGAATGTGGTGGCAGGAGAAGGGAATGTCCTGGTGAAAGCCTTTTCCATGTGGGTTTTGTCCTGCAGCAGAAGCACAACCGGAGCCTGCCGTGCCCCTGTCCAGGAGCAGAGAGGACGAGGGCCTCGGAGCCAAGGGAGACACGGCCGGGAAGGCTCTGAGCaaggagcagctggcacagcacccGGGCCAGCAGCCCCCCGATGCCACCAAGCAGCACAGGGACATCGTGGGGAAGCTGGAAGAGGCCGGGCAGAGGCGTGACATTCCTGTGGCTGCTCCCAAGGAGTGGAAGGTGCCACTGCAAGAGGATGACAGAGCTGTTAAGAATCCTGTGGAGAACCGGGATCCCCTCCACGGGGATGCCCAGCGTGTTCCAGCAGCCAGAAACCACCTGGAGAAAAAGGCCTTGgcggaggatttgggaggagaACAGGAAGCCAAAGCTGGAAGAGATGTCCACCAGAAGAAGAATTTCCTGAAAGCCGGGGAAGCAGCTACAGCTCCCATCCAAAGAGAACAGCCGGGGGCTGCCAAAGTTCAGGGAGTAGCAGGAAAGAGTTTGGAAAGAGACTCAGCAACAGCCCTTAAAGCCAAAACTCTGAGTCAGGTGGAGCCCAAGGATCTGGCAGTGGTGCCGGACTCTTCCAGTAACAGGAATGTGGCAGTGAGGGAGCAGCACCCCCGGGAGAGGGAGTGGCAGAGAGGGGCGCAGGCCGAGGGAGCGGGCGGGCAGCAGCGGGACCCGCCTGGCCTCGGGCACAGGAAGGAGGAGGATCCTCGGGAGGAGCTGGGGGGCCGGCAGGGCCGTGGGGGTGGGGGTCCCTCCAACGGTGCCGACAGGAAAGCCGGCCCTCAGGATGCTCcagcagggaaggctgagaaCGGAGCGGCCGCCCCCAGGGAGCCGCAGCAGCCGGATCGCGACGTCAAACCCAACCGGGACCTGAAGCTGCAGGGGGGCCTGGACCTGCGCCGCAGGAGACGGGACCTGCTGCCCCCCGACCAGGAGGAGGACGGGGAGGAGGAtctggaggaggaggcagctgtagcaggagctgggggggtCCTGATCGGCCTGAACCCCCTTCCCGATGTGAAGGTGAACGACCTGCGCAGCGTGCTGGAGACACGGCTGAGCCGGGTGGCCGAGGGCGCGCAGCACCTGGTGCGCAGCCGCCACATccagcaggtgacacaggacaggagcCCATGACGGGGCCGTGGCCATGCTCTGCGGGGAAGGCTCGGCCTCACCAGGCGTGGAGAGATCTAAGCCACTTTGCTGGATGCAATGCTCGGGTCCACAGGATCTCCGTGCATCCCTGAGCACCACCCTGggggctcccagcagcacccccagcgTGTGCCTGCGGGTGGCCAAGGAGATGGCGACACTGGAAGGGACATTCCTCCTGTCCcctgccttccagagctgcCATCCGCCTCGGTTCCCTGCCAGGCCGCTGCTCCAAGGACCTTTTCCAGCATCTCATTCACATCAGATTGCCTTCTCCAACcatctcccagctcctctcagAACCAGGAAGGGGCTCCATGGCCCCGGCTGTGCCGAGGGGACCTGGGATCCGCACCTCGGGAAGGGCTTTACCCCAGAGAAGCCGTGAGCTGAGGACCAGCAGAGCCAGTGCTCCAGTGCTGGATTGGGAGCAGAGCCTCATTTGTTTGGGACACAGTGGTGGTTTAGGAACCTCATTTAGTAGAAACGCTGCCTTAACTGGGCACAACTCCTGTTGTGCTGCCtctctcccagggatgggattGCTTGGCCACACACTGGGATCACACGGAGCTCTGCCCCCGCTACCCTCCCTGGGTGCTCCTCTCCATGCCCTCCAGCTCCACTTCCCCTCTCAAAAGTGCGTTAAGAAGCTCAACTTCCCCCCAACCCTTCCCAATCCAGCTTGATTCTTCTGCCAGAGGTGAGTAGTttgggagaaagcatagcagagCCGGGTGGAGCCAGGGGCTCCACCTACCTCTTCCTGTGTTCCATGTGCTCTTCCCAGCCTGCCCGAGCCCTGTTCTGCATCCAGACAGGTCCCTGCTCCACCTCTGGGAATTTATTTGGTGAGTGAGGAAGGGAAGAACTTCCCCAAGAGCTCTGTGCTGTTTCAGGCTCCCAGTGATTCATcccctgggttttttttgggttttgtgtttttacaTCCAGACCTGCGAATGTACAGAATTCAATCCCAAAGTTCTCCCTACACCGGCTGAGAATTCCCAGCCTGGAGCCCTCAGACCTCATCACTGTGGTGGGTTTTATATCCTGACCTCCAAATGTCTTTGGCGACCTCGAGTCTGTGTCCAGTGggaccctgcagagctgggacgGGGCGGGACTGTCGCTGCCTGGTGCTCCCGGGGTGTCACAACCCAGAGCGACAGGAAAGCGACCTCGGGAGTCCTTTGGGAAGACTGCCCGGAACACTGTGGCCTTAAACCCCCTGAACCCAACGAGCTTCTCCATTAATGCTGTCGTCAAGCACAAGCACGGAGCCCCAGAGCCGCTCCgagaggcagggatgggctcTGGAGCACGGCtccggggctgccccggggagaGGGATCCGGGCTGCGGCACCCAGCAGCCTTGCCGAGGTGGCAGGGAGCCGGCTCGGCTCTTCGTGCCCTGTGctgccggccccgcggggcaCAGCCGCCTGTTTGCTGTTCTCTGTGTGAACGGAAGGGACCAAAGATGCTCCtgacattcctgctcctgggaatGGCCTGGGCACCCCgagctgggctggaagctgcCGGGAGCCGCCTTGTCCCGCCGGGAACGGCTCCCCCGGGGCGGGTGGAACGCTGGCACGGAGAGCCcggagcgcggctgagcccaTCAATAAAATAAGCTGAAGCATTCTGATCTGAATTCTtactttaataaataaaaatagatctGTGACCTTCACGGGGCTGCACCTCctccgggccgggcagcgggtGGGCAGCTCCGGGACCGGGTTCCGTCATTTGAGGACAAATCGGTGGTTTGAGGGTTTTCCTGCCACGAGCATCTCCAGGCGAGGGGGGCCCCGGGGTCACTTCGGCGTCGCCTTTGCCTGCAAAGAGCCGCGCTCAGGACGGGCCGAGGCCGCCGCCCTCCGCCAGCAGCGGGAGCGGATCTGGCACGGGGCCTGGGACGGGGCCGTACCGCCCGGGCGAAGCAGTCCCGCAGCGCCTGGAACTCCGCCAGGCACGCGTCCCGCCGCAgctccgccggccccgccgccgccgccgccacgcACCGCCCGTAGGCCGCGGCCTGCGGGAATCACACGGGACGGGAGCGGGGCTGCCGGACCCGCCGGCCCCGAGCCGCCTCTGAGccgcccccggtgccccccggccCCACCTGGTCCCCGCAGGCCGCCAGCGCCGCCGGGAAGCGCCGCAGCCGCGCCCGCGCCCGCAGCCACACTCCGCGCCCCGACATCGCCTCACCGCACGGGCGCCGCCATGCCCGGCCGGCCGCGATTGGCTGCCCGCCCCGCTCGTCACGCGCCGCGCGCTCCTATTGGGCGGGACCACGCCAAACCACGCCCCTTCTGATTGGGTATTCAGCGCGGGCGGCTTTGATTGGTGGAAATGTCGGTTGTTTACTTCCCGCCTCCTTCAGGCGTCAACTTCATGGGGCGCTTCCGCCTAGAGTCCCGCCTTCTCTCTCCGATGATTGGTTGAGCAGCAGAGCTTCGCGCTCTCATTGGTGAAAAACAACTTCCGGGGGGCGGTTCCCTGACGCCGCCGAGGGACCGGGCAGGGCCGGTGCCGGCAGTGTCATGGCGGTGCCGCTGCGGGACCGGCTGAGTTTCCTGAGCCGGGTACGGACCGGggcttttggggggtgggggggggactGCCGGGGCCTGACGTCACTGCTTACCGGCGACGTCATcgctgcacacacacacacaccccccccccccccccctccactCGCTTCTGCAGCGGCCTCGCAcagccccggccgggccgggcctgCCCCGGAGCCTCGGTCCAGTCCCCAGCACCGGGGGCCGGGGCGGGTCCGCCCCTCTCACGGcgccccctcctcctccagctgccgGTGTTGCTGCGGGGCACGGCCGACGACGACACCCCGTGCCCTGGGTACCTATTCGAGGAGATCGCCAGTATCCTTCAGGGAGCCGGGGGCACGGGGCAGGGGGATTCCCGGGACAGGGAGGGGATCCCGGGACAGGGAGGGGATCCCGGGACAGGGGGAgctccccggggctgctccaggccctgGTGGGCTTTGGAGGCCTGCGGGGCCGGTTGGGGGCAGCCGTGGGACTGTGGGCCCTGGCTGGGACCCTGTAGAGGGGCCGAATTCCTGTCACTcgggggctgctgctgccctccgGGCCCGGCTGGATCCCTAACCCGTCCCTAGAGATCTCCCACGAGTCCCCCGGGAGCAGCCAGTGCCTGCTGGAGCATCTCCTCACacggctgcagagcagctcctgccacgTCAAGTTGAAGGTGGGTCcgtgctgggagcactggggggtGATGGGATGGAGCCCCCCTGCCCCAGGGAGGTCAGCTGTGACTTGTCCTTGTCCCCCGAGCCAGGTGCTGAAGATCTTGCTGCACACCTGCTCTCAGGGCTCCCCCCAGTTTGTCCTGCAGCTGAAGAGGAACGCCAGCTTCATCCGGGAGGCTGCGGGTAATGGCTGGGGGGACACGGCAGAGCAGCAACAGCCCCAGGGGGGGCTGAAGACCCCCTGCTGCCGggtctgtgccaggagcagggtcCTACCCCGCCTGGGAGTGTCCCCCACCCTCCCCTCTGTGTGTCTGCAGTGTTCTCCggacccccagaccctctcCACGGCAACAGCTTGAACCAGAAGGTGCGGGCGGCCGCacaggtgggtgctggggggaCAGGGCAGCCTCCAGCCCCTTGCTCTGGGGACTCTGGggttcccagcactgccaccactcctctctgtctctgtgtctctcaaTCCCACAGGACCTGGCCAGCATTCTGTTCTCGGATGCGCCGCTGCcgcagcccctggcactgcccgcccggcccccggcccccgccgGTGAGCACAGCCCCCCCGGGCCAGACCCTCGCCAGgggggcagggacacagcaggaaatgggaaccctgagtgCCTCTGCCCCTCCTGACATTCCCTGTGCCTCCCCAGGGatgggctccagccccagcccctgtggctCCATGCAGGGATTTGGCTTCAGCAGTGACAAGAGCAGCTCCGGTGAGTCCTGGCTGGACCCTCACCGGGTCttttcctgctgggagctggggcagggccatgGGGTCACTCTGTGCCTCGTGCTCTGACCTCCCAGAGTTCCCTCAcccccctttcccagcctggagctcgGTGTTGGGGTGATCCCTTGGGGTTCTCCCAACATCCCAGCCTCTCGCAGCGTCCACAGGAGAGGCCCTGCTGAGCAGCCTCCAGCGGGCGGCCGAGGCCGTGGCCCAGGCCGTGCTCCCGGCGCCGGGGGGGCCCCGGCGTTTCCGTGGGGACCTCCCCGAGGACACCTACGAGCCCGTCCGAGCTCCGTCCCCTGCCAGCAGCCCGGCCGTGTCGCCCCCGACTCCTCCCGCGCCGCGCGCGTCCCGAGGTGGGTCCTGCCGGAGCAGCCGGGGGAGTCTGGGGGGTCCCCAGCCGtcctgggggctgtggggaccTCAGCTCAGCAGCGCTGTCCCTGCAGTGAGCCACcagccggggctggccgggggaggctgggaggaggcAGACAGCGGGCACAGCTCCCGGGAATCCTCGCAGGGCCACGAGCGGAGCCGCACCTCGGACTCGGGCAGCAAATCTGGCAGCTCCGGGGCCAGCCGAGAGCTGAGCCACAGCGCCGACAGGTGAGAGGGGCCCAGGGGCTCCCCTGCCCTGGGACTGTCCCGGGTGTGCCGCCCTCATTTGCCACACCATGGATCCAGAgtgtcccagcactgctggctgggTTCCGCCCGGGGCGTTTGTCCTGCCGGCTGcaggtgggcagagctgctcagggtgggggtccctgtctgccaggggctgtgcagggagggaCCCCAGGAGCAGTAAGCAGGTGGCTCCTGTCCCCATGGGCTGTGTCCAGCAGGGTGGACGCTGACAGCCCGGGTGACTGCCGGAGGGAGCTGAGCCTGGTGTCGGGACTGATGCGTGGGGCCAGGGTCTTCCTCACCAGGGAGGAAGCTCAGCACTTCCTCAAGGAGTAAGTGTCAGAGAGGGATGCTTcctggggctctgaggg
The DNA window shown above is from Lonchura striata isolate bLonStr1 chromosome 19, bLonStr1.mat, whole genome shotgun sequence and carries:
- the NDUFAF8 gene encoding NADH dehydrogenase [ubiquinone] 1 alpha subcomplex assembly factor 8, with the translated sequence MSGRGVWLRARARLRRFPAALAACGDQAAAYGRCVAAAAAGPAELRRDACLAEFQALRDCFARAAKATPK
- the TEPSIN gene encoding AP-4 complex accessory subunit tepsin, which codes for MAVPLRDRLSFLSRLPVLLRGTADDDTPCPGYLFEEIAKISHESPGSSQCLLEHLLTRLQSSSCHVKLKVLKILLHTCSQGSPQFVLQLKRNASFIREAAVFSGPPDPLHGNSLNQKVRAAAQDLASILFSDAPLPQPLALPARPPAPAGMGSSPSPCGSMQGFGFSSDKSSSASTGEALLSSLQRAAEAVAQAVLPAPGGPRRFRGDLPEDTYEPVRAPSPASSPAVSPPTPPAPRASRVSHQPGLAGGGWEEADSGHSSRESSQGHERSRTSDSGSKSGSSGASRELSHSADSRVDADSPGDCRRELSLVSGLMRGARVFLTREEAQHFLKECGLLNCEVVLELLGRALEDPSDSVRMRSMCAISALGCSDLLSPEQIFAVTQQRLQHLSQGSPGPVANRATKMLRQFEALCRAQPSPKAPRPPSAPSAGSATDLLMDIPAVASESFLTPLSPAPAPAAPAEEPGVASEPPGQPRAAVPACPCEQHGGSRLAGDTAAPGLSLFAGMELVARPGAVLRPHSPPAEPRTPSQDRDTDTEGTLQPSAFPFLNM